The following DNA comes from Picosynechococcus sp. PCC 7003.
TAAGTTTGTCACCGAACGCGGCAAAATCTTACCCCGTCGGATCACCGGCTTAACGGCTCGTCAACAACGGGATGTCAATACCGCCATTAAGCGGGCACGGATGCTGGCCCTGTTGCCCTTCATCAACAAAGAAGGCTAAAGTGATGCCAAGCAATTCTAGGTGTTCAGTTTAGGATTGCTCTTGTATAGTCGCGTTAGGCAACAAAGCTGGTGGAAAAAGGACAACTGATCGAGTTTCGGCTACAGGGAGAACGAGTACTTGCTGTCGCTGAGCGTCCTGAAGGAAAAAAAGATTGGATCGTAATCGATGGACGGGGGCAATCCCATAAGCTGCGTCCCCAAAGGGTTGAATATACCGTGGCGGGTTCCCCCTACGATCCAACCGAGATCCCCAGCTTTTCCACAGAAAGTCAGGCATTAGTTGATCCCGATAACCTCGCCGTCGCCTGGGAATTTCTCGTCGAAGCCTCGGAACAGGCAACCCCAGAATCCCTCGCGCAACTTTTGTTTTCGACGAAAACGCCCCAGCAATGTTATGCCTGTCACCTAATGCTGGCGGAAGACAAGATTTTCTTTAAACGCAAAGGGGACTACTACGAGCCCCGTTCAGAGGCGCAAGTTCGAGAGATTCAACATCAGCTAGAAGTTGAAGCCCAAAAAGAGCGCGAAAAAACAGAATTTTTACAGCGGGTTAACCAGGCGATCGCCGGGGAAACAGTAACCTGGGAAGACAGCGATCGGCAACGTTTCGAAAGCCTAGAAAGATTTGTCCTCTACCCAGAACAATCGGCCAAAGCCGCCCACGACCTCCTCGAGATGCTGGGGCGATCGCCCACAACCGAACAGGCATTCCGCCTCTTAGTTTCCCTTGGGTGGTGGAGTTCCCACGAAAATCTTGCTCTCCTCCGGAGCGGTTACCCCAGAAAATTTTCTCAGAAGGTACTCGATGTGTCCCATGTCCGCCTGTCAGCCTCACCCGGTGATACCGATGAGGGGAACCGTATCGATTTAACCCATCTCAAAACCTACACCATTGACGATGAGAGCACCTCGGAAATTGACGATGGCCTCAGTATTGAAACTTTAGAAAATGGCCTGCATAAAGTTTGGATCCACATCGCTGATCCCACACGCTTACTAAGCCCTGGGGATGAACTTGATCTAGAAGCCCGCCGTCGCAGTACCAGCCTCTATTTACCCACGGGGATGATCTCCATGTTCCCGGAAGAGTTGGCGACGGGGCCCATGAGCTTGCGCCAAGGACAGGTCTGTGCTGCTCTCAGTTTTGGGGTTTTGCTCACAGATAATGGGGCGATCGCCGATTATGAAATTACCCCCAGTTGGGTGAAGCCCACCTACCGCCTGACCTATGACGACGTGGACGAAATGCTCCATCTGCGGATCCAGGCCGAATCAGAAATTGCCCTCCTCGCGGATTTTGCCCACAAACGCCGAAAGTGGCGGGATGCCCAAGGCTCCATTAGCATCAAGATGCCCGAAGCCTCCATTAAGGTGCAGGATGAAAACGTTTTCATCGAAGTCCTCCATGCCTCGATGTCCCGGGAACTGGTTGCGGAAATGATGATCCTTGCCGGCGAAGTGGCAGGTCATTATGGCCGCACCCATTGTTTACCTTTGCCTTTCCGGGGACAACCCCAGCCGGAACTCCCCCCCCAAGAAGAACTTTTGTTATTACCCGCCGGGCCTGTGCGCGCCTGTGCCGTACGGCGTTGTATGCCCCGCAGTGAAATGGGGACAAATCCTGTGCGCCATGCCAGTTTGGGATTAGATTCCTATATCCAAGTCACATCGCCCATTCGTCGTTATACGGATCTATTAGCCCATTTCCAAATTAAGGCCCATCTGCGGGGGGATGAACTGCCTTTCTCAGTAGATGAACTCAAGGAAATTCTCTACAGCGTTGTCACTTCTAGTCAGGAAGCTGTCCATGTGGAGCGCCAAACCAACCGCTATTGGAGCCTCGAATATTTACGTCGTAATGCGGATCAAGTGTGGCAGGGTTTAGTTCTGCGCTGGCTCCGGGAAGATGAAAAGTTAGGCATTATTCTCCTGGAAGAGCTGGGCCTAGAGCTTCCCCATCGCTTTGAACGGGCCGTTGCCCTAGGCGATCGCCTGGAAGTAAAAGTAAGCCAGGCCGATCCCCACAAAGATGAAATTCGCTTCCGGGAACTGCTCGAAACGGAGATTGCGGCGGCCTCCTAGGGTGAAAAGTAGTCGAATCATCAAGATTTATAACAGACTTTGCGGGTTCCCCATTGAGAAATATTGCAGTTCTCCGGGGG
Coding sequences within:
- a CDS encoding ribonuclease catalytic domain-containing protein, whose protein sequence is MEKGQLIEFRLQGERVLAVAERPEGKKDWIVIDGRGQSHKLRPQRVEYTVAGSPYDPTEIPSFSTESQALVDPDNLAVAWEFLVEASEQATPESLAQLLFSTKTPQQCYACHLMLAEDKIFFKRKGDYYEPRSEAQVREIQHQLEVEAQKEREKTEFLQRVNQAIAGETVTWEDSDRQRFESLERFVLYPEQSAKAAHDLLEMLGRSPTTEQAFRLLVSLGWWSSHENLALLRSGYPRKFSQKVLDVSHVRLSASPGDTDEGNRIDLTHLKTYTIDDESTSEIDDGLSIETLENGLHKVWIHIADPTRLLSPGDELDLEARRRSTSLYLPTGMISMFPEELATGPMSLRQGQVCAALSFGVLLTDNGAIADYEITPSWVKPTYRLTYDDVDEMLHLRIQAESEIALLADFAHKRRKWRDAQGSISIKMPEASIKVQDENVFIEVLHASMSRELVAEMMILAGEVAGHYGRTHCLPLPFRGQPQPELPPQEELLLLPAGPVRACAVRRCMPRSEMGTNPVRHASLGLDSYIQVTSPIRRYTDLLAHFQIKAHLRGDELPFSVDELKEILYSVVTSSQEAVHVERQTNRYWSLEYLRRNADQVWQGLVLRWLREDEKLGIILLEELGLELPHRFERAVALGDRLEVKVSQADPHKDEIRFRELLETEIAAAS
- the rpsR gene encoding 30S ribosomal protein S18, with the translated sequence MAYYRKRLSPIPPSQPIDYKDVELLRKFVTERGKILPRRITGLTARQQRDVNTAIKRARMLALLPFINKEG